The following are encoded in a window of Gossypium raimondii isolate GPD5lz chromosome 13, ASM2569854v1, whole genome shotgun sequence genomic DNA:
- the LOC105783614 gene encoding homeobox-leucine zipper protein ATHB-13, translated as MSCNGMAFFPANFMLQTPHEEDHHHHQPPTSINQMLPSCTPQDFHGVASFLGKRSISFSGIDHVCEEGNGEDDLSDDGSQAGEKKRRLNMEQVKTLEKNFELGNKLEPERKMQLARDLGLQPRQIAIWFQNRRARWKTKQLEKDYDLLKKQYEAIKADNDALQAQNQKLHAEILALKGKEPTESINLNKETEGSCSNRSENSSDVKLGMSRTPTVIDSHPTSCRTLFPTSIRPTTAVAQLFQTSSSRPDNHLQCQKMDQIVKEEGLGNMFCNIEDQTGFWPWLEQHHFN; from the exons ATGTCTTGCAATGGGATGGCTTTTTTTCCAGCCAATTTCATGCTCCAAACTCCTCATGAAGaagatcatcatcatcatcaacccCCAACTTCCATCAATCAAATGCTTCCTTCATGCACACCCCAAGACTTTCACG gtGTTGCATCATTTCTGGGGAAGAGATCAATATCATTTTCTGGTATAGATCATGTATGTGAAGAAGGAAATGGGGAGGATGATTTATCAGATGATGGTTCACAGGCAGGAGAGAAGAAGAGGAGGCTGAACATGGAACAAGTGAAGACCCTTGAGAAGAACTTTGAGTTGGGGAACAAGCTTGAACCTGAGAGAAAAATGCAGCTGGCTAGAGATCTTGGGTTGCAACCAAGGCAGATTGCTATTTGGTTCCAAAACAGAAGAGCAAGGTGGAAAACCAAGCAACTTGAGAAAGACTATGATCTCCTTAAAAAACAGTATGAAGCTATCAAAGCTGATAATGATGCACTCCAAGCTCAGAACCAAAAGCTTCATGCTGAG ATATTGGCACTGAAAGGCAAAGAACCAACGGAATCCATCAACCTCAACAAGGAAACGGAAGGTTCATGTAGTAACAGAAGTGAAAACAGCTCGGATGTGAAGCTGGGTATGTCAAGGACACCAACAGTCATTGACAGCCATCCGACAAGCTGCAGAACCCTTTTCCCAACATCCATTAGGCCAACTACTGCAGTCGCACAGCTGTTTCAAACCTCATCATCAAGGCCTGATAATCACCTTCAATGCCAAAAGATGGATCAAATTGTTAAAGAAGAAGGCCTGGGTAACATGTTCTGCAACATCGAGGATCAAACCGGGTTTTGGCCGTGGCTCGAACAACACCATTTCAATTGA